The following are encoded together in the Bacillus sp. NP157 genome:
- a CDS encoding flavin monoamine oxidase family protein, giving the protein MSRRDLLRMIGIAGGGALMYQAMNNLGFAAESTYRRPPPLQGSGKGGTVLILGAGLAGLVAAYELGKAGYKVQVLEYNARAGGRNWTLRGGDTYTELGGHEQTCRFDKGLYFNPGPWRIPYHHTGVLDYCRQFGVQLEPFVQVNHNAYMHNPDAFGGKPQRLRAVQADWHGGIAELLAKASGKGALDDAVTKEDREILLESLRQFGGLDSEFRYVAGSASSELRGYAKDPSGGPDGKPAFSQPVGVSDILKSGLWKQLAMSSMYEYQTTLMQPVGGMDAIGKAFVREIGPSVIRYNSKVTAIAQDDRGVTVTYEDTAKPGQVQTAKADWCVCTIPLSILSQIPTQVSAEKAAAIAAVSYFASVKVGLQFKRRFWEEDDRIYGGISTSDTPIAMIGYPSHGIGTKKGVLLGAYAWVGDAYEFTALDPAARIAKAVEFGSQVHPQYKAEFENGIAVAWHRVPSTLGCFGWWTEKTRQQHYANLCSLDGRIVLAGEHASYLPAWQEGAILSSLSAIDRLHRKAVAGGAA; this is encoded by the coding sequence TTGAGCCGACGCGATCTGTTGCGCATGATCGGCATCGCCGGTGGCGGTGCGCTGATGTACCAGGCGATGAACAACCTCGGCTTCGCGGCTGAGTCGACCTATCGCCGTCCGCCACCGTTGCAGGGCTCGGGCAAGGGCGGCACGGTATTGATCCTGGGTGCGGGCCTGGCCGGCCTCGTCGCGGCCTACGAGCTGGGCAAGGCGGGCTACAAGGTGCAGGTGCTCGAATACAACGCGCGCGCCGGCGGCCGTAACTGGACCCTGCGTGGCGGCGACACCTACACCGAACTCGGTGGCCACGAGCAGACCTGTCGCTTCGACAAGGGGCTCTATTTCAATCCGGGGCCGTGGCGCATCCCGTACCACCACACCGGCGTGCTCGATTACTGTCGCCAGTTCGGCGTGCAGCTCGAGCCGTTCGTGCAGGTCAACCACAACGCCTACATGCATAACCCGGACGCGTTCGGCGGCAAGCCGCAACGCCTTCGCGCCGTCCAGGCCGACTGGCATGGCGGCATCGCGGAATTGCTCGCGAAAGCCTCCGGCAAGGGGGCGCTGGACGACGCGGTGACGAAGGAAGATCGCGAGATCCTGCTCGAATCGCTGCGTCAGTTCGGCGGACTGGACAGCGAATTCCGCTACGTCGCCGGCAGTGCCAGCAGCGAACTGCGCGGGTATGCGAAGGATCCCTCCGGTGGCCCGGACGGCAAGCCCGCGTTCTCGCAGCCGGTCGGCGTGTCGGACATCCTGAAGTCGGGGCTGTGGAAGCAGCTCGCGATGAGTTCGATGTACGAATACCAGACCACGCTGATGCAACCCGTCGGTGGCATGGACGCGATCGGCAAGGCGTTCGTCCGCGAGATCGGGCCCAGCGTGATCCGCTACAACAGCAAGGTCACCGCCATCGCCCAGGACGATCGCGGCGTGACCGTGACTTACGAAGACACCGCCAAGCCCGGGCAGGTGCAGACGGCGAAGGCCGACTGGTGCGTGTGTACGATCCCGCTTTCGATCCTCAGCCAGATCCCGACCCAGGTGTCGGCGGAGAAGGCGGCGGCGATCGCAGCGGTGTCGTATTTCGCCTCGGTCAAGGTCGGCCTGCAGTTCAAGCGACGCTTCTGGGAAGAAGACGACCGGATCTATGGTGGCATCAGCACCAGCGATACGCCGATCGCGATGATCGGGTATCCCAGCCACGGCATCGGTACGAAGAAGGGCGTGTTGCTCGGCGCTTATGCCTGGGTCGGCGATGCGTACGAGTTCACGGCGCTGGATCCGGCCGCGCGCATCGCCAAGGCCGTTGAGTTCGGTAGCCAGGTCCATCCGCAGTACAAGGCGGAATTCGAGAACGGCATTGCCGTGGCCTGGCACCGCGTGCCGTCCACGCTGGGTTGCTTCGGCTGGTGGACCGAGAAGACGCGGCAGCAGCACTACGCCAACCTGTGTTCGCTGGATGGGCGCATCGTGCTGGCGGGCGAGCATGCCTCGTACCTGCCCGCATGGCAGGAAGGCGCGATCCTCTCGTCGCTGTCAGCGATCGACCGCCTGCACCGCAAGGCGGTGGCCGGGGGTGCGGCATGA
- a CDS encoding cytochrome c, translating to MKRVLAVFLAVAALPAFAQGNDAAFLTRAQFSHATGEQIFTHVCQACHMPDAKGAVGAGHYPALASNLKLASAAYPAVMVMNGRGGMPPFAMFLSDAQVADVVNYVRTHFGNHYTDAITAEQVKAFRPPPDKDENAQ from the coding sequence ATGAAGCGCGTGCTGGCCGTGTTCCTTGCCGTGGCCGCCCTGCCTGCGTTCGCGCAGGGTAATGATGCGGCCTTCCTCACCCGCGCGCAGTTCAGCCATGCCACCGGCGAACAGATCTTCACCCACGTCTGCCAGGCATGCCACATGCCCGACGCTAAGGGTGCCGTCGGCGCGGGCCACTATCCGGCGCTGGCGTCGAATCTCAAGCTCGCTTCGGCCGCGTATCCCGCGGTGATGGTGATGAACGGGCGTGGTGGCATGCCGCCGTTCGCCATGTTCCTCAGCGATGCGCAGGTGGCCGACGTGGTCAACTACGTGCGCACCCACTTCGGCAACCACTACACCGACGCGATCACCGCCGAACAGGTCAAAGCTTTCCGCCCGCCCCCGGACAAAGACGAGAACGCCCAATGA
- a CDS encoding RidA family protein → MTNLRRSLALAAATCLLAAPAFAAEVVRHKIPNSTFPISAAVEVPAGKTLVFLSGAVAPVADANAPKDSPQAYGDTKTQTAGVLTSIEKQLKGMGLTMGDVVKMQVFLVGDPAKGGKMDFAGFMAGYTQFFGTAQQPNLPSRSAFQVAALASPNYLVEIEVTAVRP, encoded by the coding sequence ATGACTAACCTACGCCGCTCCCTCGCCCTGGCCGCCGCCACCTGCCTGCTCGCCGCACCGGCGTTCGCCGCCGAGGTCGTGCGCCACAAGATCCCCAACAGCACCTTCCCGATCTCGGCCGCGGTAGAAGTGCCCGCGGGCAAGACCCTCGTCTTCCTGAGCGGTGCCGTCGCGCCCGTGGCCGATGCAAACGCGCCAAAGGATTCGCCGCAGGCCTATGGCGATACCAAGACCCAGACCGCCGGCGTGCTCACCTCGATCGAGAAGCAGCTCAAGGGCATGGGGCTGACGATGGGCGACGTGGTGAAGATGCAGGTCTTCCTCGTCGGCGACCCCGCCAAGGGCGGCAAGATGGATTTCGCCGGCTTCATGGCCGGCTACACCCAGTTCTTCGGTACGGCGCAGCAACCGAACCTGCCTTCGCGCAGCGCCTTTCAGGTCGCCGCACTGGCCAGTCCGAATTACCTGGTCGAGATCGAGGTCACTGCGGTCCGTCCCTGA
- a CDS encoding TonB-dependent receptor, whose amino-acid sequence MSKNHSARPFLRHTALALALGLAATGTAMAQSNASGVLFGRVAADQGNSVHLQNVDTGLTRDIAVDADGRYRASSLPVGRYNVSVRRDGATISTRENVSVQIGSGTDVSFASEAASASNASTLEGIQVTGNTLPSIDVSSVDSRTVLTAEQLQKLPIARDVTSAALLAPGAVGGDSRYGNVPSFGGASAAENQYYVNGYAVTNALTGLGLTSLPYDAIDQQQIFTGGYGAEYGRSTGGVVNMITKRGGNTWKAGGQVLYTPEAVRADPRDIYLTNGQLYQDRTKNKSWSTEYSAYISGPLVKDKLFLYATGDFIRTEGFTRGSTASATATEYTTKTNRYLAKIDWNISDNHLLELTGFSDKTTEQNDIYGYSYATGQRGAYRGSLYNKNYGTAGATPGGDVYIGKYTGYLTDNLTVNALYGNSTTKHVQTVNSAGGECPLITGSFNDNGKATFPANCYLQGQLLAPGAEDKTHGWRLDVEYQLGDHDLRAGLDNQTLESFSGNSYEGPDAGRANGGAYYWSYGNAPANGTIDGYPDVLFPEGTTRYVQRVYYYAASNVKTVQEAQFIEDRWQVNDRWMAYIGLRNEQFKNVNGAGDVYVKQRHQLAPRLGLTWDVFGDSSLKVYGNAGRYHLAIPSNVAIRAASGSYFLRQFGTFDSIDPVTGMPNGFTPIGREYASNGHDGTNPDARTIAAKGMDAYYQDEYILGFDKQLGSDWVVGAKATHRKLKSSIDDFCDSRAFENWGTRNGVDMSNAAISGCYLFNPGKNNTFQVDMDGNGNFRDVTLTKADFTNNGIGFPDLKRKYYALNLYAEKQFDEKWYAKFDYVFSRSYGNSEGMLKSDIGQRDPSVTQDWDAPEIMVGANGPLPNDRTHQFKAYGFYQMTPEWLFSANMVVASGRPVNCIGLAPGDPIQYGASYFYCDGKVSPRGSRGRLPWTEQLNVGAEWRPAFAHHKLGFNMDMFNVFSQQRETSVIEVGENAAGVPVATYKRANSYTAPRYFRFSVRYDL is encoded by the coding sequence ATGTCGAAAAACCACTCCGCCCGTCCGTTCCTGCGCCACACCGCACTGGCACTGGCGCTCGGTCTCGCCGCCACGGGCACGGCCATGGCACAGTCCAACGCGTCGGGCGTCCTGTTCGGTCGCGTCGCCGCCGATCAGGGCAACAGCGTCCACCTGCAGAACGTGGACACCGGGCTCACCCGCGACATCGCGGTGGATGCCGACGGTCGCTACCGCGCCTCGTCGCTGCCGGTCGGTCGCTACAACGTGTCGGTGCGACGCGACGGCGCCACCATCAGCACGCGCGAAAACGTCTCGGTGCAGATCGGCTCGGGCACGGACGTCTCGTTCGCCAGCGAAGCGGCCTCGGCGTCGAATGCCTCCACGCTGGAAGGCATCCAGGTCACCGGTAACACCCTGCCTTCGATCGACGTCTCGTCGGTCGACTCGCGCACCGTGCTGACGGCCGAGCAGCTGCAGAAGTTGCCCATCGCACGCGACGTGACCTCGGCCGCGCTGCTTGCGCCAGGCGCGGTCGGCGGCGATTCGCGCTACGGCAACGTGCCCTCGTTCGGCGGCGCCTCGGCGGCGGAAAACCAGTACTACGTCAACGGCTATGCCGTGACCAACGCACTCACCGGCCTGGGCCTCACCAGCCTGCCCTACGACGCGATCGACCAGCAGCAGATCTTCACCGGCGGCTATGGCGCAGAGTACGGGCGCTCCACCGGCGGCGTGGTCAACATGATCACCAAGCGCGGCGGCAACACGTGGAAAGCGGGTGGCCAGGTGCTCTACACCCCCGAGGCCGTGCGCGCCGACCCGCGGGACATTTACCTCACCAACGGCCAGCTGTACCAGGACCGGACGAAGAACAAGAGCTGGTCGACCGAGTATTCCGCCTACATCAGCGGCCCGCTGGTCAAGGACAAACTGTTCCTGTATGCCACCGGCGATTTCATCCGCACCGAAGGCTTCACCCGCGGCTCGACGGCATCGGCGACCGCCACCGAATACACGACGAAGACGAATCGTTACCTCGCGAAGATCGACTGGAACATCAGCGACAACCACCTGCTCGAACTGACCGGCTTCAGCGACAAGACGACCGAACAGAACGACATCTACGGCTATAGCTACGCCACCGGCCAGCGCGGCGCGTATCGCGGCTCGCTGTACAACAAGAACTACGGCACGGCCGGCGCCACCCCGGGCGGCGACGTCTACATCGGCAAATACACCGGCTACCTCACCGACAACCTGACGGTGAACGCCCTGTACGGCAACAGCACGACGAAACACGTGCAGACGGTGAACTCGGCCGGCGGCGAGTGCCCGTTGATCACCGGCAGCTTCAACGACAACGGCAAGGCCACCTTCCCGGCCAACTGCTACCTGCAGGGCCAGCTGCTCGCGCCGGGCGCCGAAGACAAGACCCACGGCTGGCGCCTCGACGTCGAGTACCAGCTGGGCGACCACGACCTGCGCGCCGGCCTCGACAACCAGACGCTGGAGTCGTTCTCGGGCAACTCCTACGAGGGCCCGGACGCCGGCCGTGCGAACGGCGGTGCGTACTACTGGAGCTACGGCAACGCGCCGGCCAACGGGACCATCGATGGCTACCCGGACGTGCTGTTCCCCGAGGGCACCACGCGTTACGTCCAGCGCGTTTACTACTACGCGGCGTCCAACGTGAAGACGGTGCAGGAGGCGCAGTTCATCGAAGACCGCTGGCAGGTCAACGACCGCTGGATGGCCTACATCGGCCTGCGCAACGAACAGTTCAAGAACGTCAACGGCGCGGGCGACGTCTACGTCAAGCAGCGCCACCAGCTGGCGCCGCGACTCGGCCTCACCTGGGACGTGTTCGGCGATTCGTCGCTCAAGGTCTACGGTAATGCCGGCCGCTACCACCTGGCCATCCCCTCGAACGTGGCCATCCGCGCCGCCTCCGGCTCCTACTTCCTGCGCCAGTTCGGCACGTTCGACAGCATCGACCCCGTCACCGGCATGCCGAACGGCTTCACCCCGATCGGCCGCGAGTACGCCTCGAACGGCCACGACGGCACCAACCCGGATGCACGGACGATTGCCGCCAAGGGCATGGATGCGTACTACCAGGACGAATACATCCTCGGCTTCGACAAGCAGCTGGGCAGCGACTGGGTGGTGGGCGCGAAGGCGACCCATCGCAAGCTGAAGAGCTCGATCGACGACTTCTGCGACTCGCGCGCCTTCGAGAACTGGGGCACCCGCAACGGCGTCGACATGAGCAACGCGGCGATCTCCGGCTGCTACCTGTTCAACCCGGGCAAGAACAACACCTTCCAGGTCGACATGGACGGCAACGGCAACTTCCGCGACGTGACGCTGACCAAGGCCGACTTCACCAACAACGGCATCGGCTTCCCCGACCTGAAGCGCAAGTACTACGCACTGAACCTCTACGCAGAGAAACAGTTCGACGAGAAGTGGTACGCGAAGTTCGACTACGTGTTCTCGCGCAGCTACGGCAACTCCGAGGGCATGCTCAAGTCGGACATCGGCCAGCGCGATCCCTCGGTCACCCAGGACTGGGATGCACCGGAGATCATGGTCGGCGCGAACGGCCCGCTGCCGAACGACCGCACGCATCAGTTCAAGGCGTATGGCTTCTACCAGATGACCCCGGAGTGGTTGTTCAGCGCGAACATGGTGGTCGCCTCGGGCCGCCCGGTGAACTGCATCGGCCTCGCACCCGGCGATCCGATCCAGTACGGCGCCTCGTACTTCTACTGCGACGGCAAGGTCTCTCCGCGCGGCTCACGCGGCCGCCTGCCGTGGACCGAGCAACTGAACGTGGGTGCCGAATGGCGCCCCGCCTTCGCGCACCACAAGCTTGGTTTCAACATGGACATGTTCAACGTGTTCAGCCAGCAACGCGAAACCAGCGTCATCGAAGTCGGCGAGAACGCCGCCGGCGTCCCCGTGGCTACCTATAAGCGTGCCAATTCGTATACCGCACCGCGCTACTTCCGTTTCTCGGTGCGCTACGACCTGTAA
- a CDS encoding ammonium transporter — MRSNLVRPLAALAAASPALAFAQAAVPAKLDSGDTAWMLTATMLVLLMTIPGLALFYGGMVRAKNLLSVLMQCFAITALVTVLWVVYGYSVAFDTTGMTAGSTGLHSFVGGMGHAMLSGLAPGSLYNTVPEAVFIMFQMTFAIITPALIVGAIAERMKFSALLVFTALWFTLVYLPIAHMVWGGPGSFLGDLGVLDFAGGTVVHINAGIAGLVGCLVIGKRRGYPTTPMPPHNLGYTLVGASMLWLGWFGFNAGSAVAANGSAGMAMLVTQIATAAAAIGWTAVEWLTHRRPSVLGIASGAVAGLVAITPAAGTCGPGGALVLGLAAGVVCFFCATRLKRKLGYDDSLDVFGVHAVAGILGALLTGPLAAPVLGGFGTVTDLGLQLWIQCKGVGFTVAYSAVLSWLIFKGIAVTMGLRVDEEAEQVGLDLALHEERGYNLS; from the coding sequence ATGCGCTCTAACCTTGTCCGCCCGCTGGCCGCCCTCGCGGCCGCAAGCCCCGCCCTCGCCTTCGCCCAGGCCGCCGTGCCGGCGAAACTCGACAGCGGCGACACCGCGTGGATGCTCACCGCGACGATGCTGGTGTTGCTGATGACCATTCCCGGCCTCGCGCTGTTCTACGGCGGCATGGTCCGCGCGAAGAACCTGCTCTCGGTGCTGATGCAATGCTTCGCGATCACCGCCCTGGTGACCGTGTTGTGGGTGGTCTACGGCTACTCCGTCGCCTTCGACACCACGGGGATGACGGCAGGCAGCACCGGCCTGCATTCCTTCGTCGGCGGCATGGGCCACGCCATGCTGTCGGGCCTCGCCCCGGGCAGCCTGTACAACACCGTGCCCGAAGCGGTGTTCATCATGTTCCAGATGACCTTCGCGATCATCACGCCCGCGCTCATCGTCGGCGCGATCGCCGAGCGCATGAAGTTCTCCGCGCTGCTGGTCTTCACCGCGCTGTGGTTCACCCTGGTCTACCTGCCGATCGCGCACATGGTCTGGGGCGGCCCGGGTTCGTTCCTCGGCGACCTCGGCGTGCTCGATTTCGCCGGCGGCACGGTGGTCCACATCAACGCGGGCATCGCCGGCCTGGTCGGCTGCCTGGTCATCGGCAAGCGCCGCGGTTACCCGACCACGCCGATGCCGCCGCATAACCTCGGCTACACCCTGGTCGGCGCCAGCATGCTCTGGCTGGGCTGGTTCGGTTTCAACGCCGGCTCGGCCGTCGCCGCGAACGGTAGCGCGGGCATGGCGATGCTGGTCACCCAGATCGCCACGGCCGCGGCCGCGATCGGCTGGACCGCCGTGGAATGGCTGACCCATCGCCGGCCCAGCGTGCTCGGCATCGCTTCGGGCGCCGTGGCCGGCCTGGTCGCGATCACCCCGGCGGCCGGCACCTGCGGTCCCGGTGGCGCGCTGGTGCTCGGCCTCGCGGCTGGCGTGGTCTGCTTCTTCTGCGCCACGCGGCTGAAGCGCAAGCTCGGCTACGACGATTCGCTGGATGTGTTCGGCGTGCACGCCGTCGCCGGCATCCTCGGCGCCCTGCTCACCGGGCCGCTCGCGGCACCGGTGCTTGGCGGCTTCGGCACGGTCACCGACCTCGGCCTGCAGTTGTGGATCCAGTGCAAGGGCGTCGGCTTCACCGTCGCTTACAGCGCCGTGTTGAGTTGGCTGATCTTCAAGGGCATCGCCGTGACGATGGGCTTGCGCGTGGACGAAGAGGCCGAGCAGGTCGGCCTCGATCTCGCCCTGCATGAGGAGCGCGGCTACAACCTTTCTTGA